The Chroicocephalus ridibundus chromosome 20, bChrRid1.1, whole genome shotgun sequence genome has a window encoding:
- the KCNA10 gene encoding potassium voltage-gated channel subfamily A member 10, whose amino-acid sequence MMDVSSWKEMEVALVSFDNADQIVEDPCYSNDLSPAGQSRKGHPSCANLLSNLRILINSENANNETIFSRFSAEFSEHLVGERVGMDEGDQRVIINIAGLRFETRLKTLNQFPETLLGDPEKRMRYFDSMRNEYFFDRNRPSFDGILYYYQSGGKIRRPANVPIDVFADEITFYELGDEAMDQFREDEGFIKDPETLLPTNDFHRQFWLLFEYPESSSAARGVALVSVLVIVISIIIFCMETLPEFREEREFKSTQELSKNLTETLLAHSTFTDPFFVIETACIIWFSFELFVRFIVCPSKTEFFRNIMNIIDIVSIIPYFVTLTTELIQQSELNGQQNMSLAILRIIRLVRVFRIFKLSRHSKGLQILGQTLKASMRELGLLIFFLFIGVILFSSAVYFAEVDEPQSHFSSIPDGFWWAVVTMTTVGYGDMCPTTLGGKIVGTLCAIAGVLTIALPVPVIVSNFNYFYHRETENEEKQILPGEVERILTSVVTGTGSMESLNKTNGGYPRDKAKK is encoded by the coding sequence ATGATGGACGTGTCCAGTTGGAAGGAGATGGAGGTGGCACTAGTCAGTTTTGACAACGCTGATCAGATCGTGGAGGATCCCTGTTATTCAAACGACCTCAGCCCCGCCGGCCAGTCGCGGAAAGGCCATCCCAGCTGCGCCAACCTCCTCTCCAACTTGAGAATCCTCATCAACAGCGAAAACGCCAACAATGAGACCATTTTCTCCAGGTTCTCTGCCGAGTTCAGCGAGCAcctggtgggggagagggtgggcaTGGATGAGGGGGATCAACGAGTCATCATCAACATCGCTGGGCTGAGGTTTGAGACGCGGCTCAAGACCCTCAACCAGTTCCCCGAGACCTTGCTTGGGGACCCGGAAAAGAGGATGCGTTACTTCGACTCCATGAGGAATGAATATTTCTTTGATAGGAACAGGCCCAGTTTTGATGGGATCCTGTACTACTACCAGTCTGGTGGGAAAATACGGCGTCCAGCCAACGTCCCCATCGACGTCTTTGCTGATGAAATCACCTTCTATGAGCTGGGTGATGAAGCCATGGACCAGTTCAGGGAGGATGAAGGGTTCATTAAGGACCCTGAGACCCTCTTGCCAACCAATGACTTTCATAGGCAATTCTGGCTGCTCTTCGAGTACCCCGAAAGCTCCAGTGCGGCCAGGGGTGTAGCTTTGGTCTCCGTCCTGGTCATTGTCATCTCCATCATCATCTTCTGCATGGAGACTTTGCCGGAGTTCAGGGAGGAAAGGGAGTTTAAGTCCACCCAGGAGCTTTCTAAGAATCTGACAGAAACCTTGCTGGCCCACAGCACCTTCACAGACCCTTTCTTCGTCATAGAGACTGCCTGCATCATCTGGTTCTCCTTCGAGCTGTTCGTCCGGTTCATCGTGTGCCCCAGCAAGACCGAGTTCTTCAGGAACATCATGAACATTATCGACATTGTGTCCATCATTCCCTACTTCGTGACGCTCACCACCGAGCTGATCCAGCAGAGCGAACTCAACGGGCAGCAGAACATGTCCTTGGCCATCCTGCGGATCATCCGGCTGGTCAGGGTCTTCCGCATCTTCAAGCTCTCCCGGCACTCCAAGGGGCTACAGATCCTGGGGCAGACCCTCAAGGCCAGCATGCGGGAGCTGGGCTTGcttatcttcttcctcttcattggTGTCATCCTCTTCTCCAGTGCCGTCTACTTCGCAGAAGTGGATGAGCCGCAGTCCCATTTCTCCAGCATCCCCGATGGCTTCTGGTGGGCCGTGGTCACAATGACAACCGTTGGCTATGGAGACATGTGTCCCACCACCTTGGGTGGGAAGATCGTGGGGACTCTGTGCGCCATTGCAGGGGTATTGACCATTGCGCTGCCCGTCCCCGTCATCGTCTCGAACTTCAACTATTTCTACCACAGGGAGACGGAGAACGAAGAGAAGCAAATTCTGCCCGGGGAGGTGGAGCGGATACTCACCAGTGTGGTGACGGGAACCGGCAGCATGGAGTCGCTCAATAAGACCAATGGGGGTTACCCTCGAGACAAGGCCAAAAAATGA
- the LOC134525599 gene encoding embryonic pepsinogen-like, translated as MRFLVLLCAASALARGVTKLPLERGKKLREVLREEGLLHRFFQNHRYDIGTRFPHAFPNGTEVATEPLLNTLDMEYYGTISIGTPPQDFTVVFDTGSSNLWVPSVSCPSLACQNHQTFNPSHSSTYKSTGQNLSIQYGTGAMEGIVGSDTVTVASLMDTNQLFGLSTTEPGQFFVHVKFDGILGLGYPNLAVDGITPVFDNMVNESLLEENLFSVYLSRETTGSVVIFGGIDEAYFTGSINWIFVSYQGYWQISMDSIIVDSQEVACSGGCQAIIDTGTSLVAGPPSGISNIQSAVGARQDTYGEYNVNCSSISAMPNIIFVINGVQYPLSSLAYTEQNDQEHCISSFQNTSGDLWILGDVFIRVYYSIFDRANNRIGLAKAI; from the exons ATGCGGTTCCTCGTCCTTCTCTGCGCTGCCTCTGCCCTCGCCCGGGGTGTCACCAA GCTGCCCTTGGAAAGGGGGAAGAAGCTGAGAGAGGTCCTCAGGGAGGAGGGTTTGCTGCATCGCTTCTTCCAGAATCACCGCTACGACATCGGCACCAGATTCCCACATGCTTTTCCCAACGGGACCGAAGTGGCCACCGAGCCCCTGCTGAACACCCTGGAC ATGGAGTACTACGGGACCATCTCCATCGGCACCCCACCGCAGGACTTCACCGTGGTCTTCGACACCGGCTCCTCCAACCTCTGGGTTCCCTCCgtctcctgccccagcctggcttGCC AAAACCATCAGACGTTTAACCCGTCGCACTCCTCCACCTACAAAAGCACAGGGCAGAACTTGTCTATTCAGTATGGCACCGGCGCCATGGAGGGCATCGTGGGCTCCGACACTGTCACC GTCGCATCTCTCATGGACACCAACCAGCTCTTCGGCTTGAGCACCACCGAGCCCGGCCAATTCTTTGTCCATGTCAAATTTGATGGGATCCTGGGCTTGGGCTACCCAAATCTGGCTGTTGATGGCATCACACCGGTGTTCGATAACATGGTGAATgagagcttgctggaggagaaCCTCTTTTCAGTCTATCTGTCCCG CGAGACGACAGGGAGCGTGGTCATTTTTGGGGGAATCGATGAGGCTTATTTCACCGGCTCCATCAACTGGATCTTCGTCTCTTACCAAGGCTACTGGCAGATCTCCATGGACAG CATCATCGTGGACAGCCAGGAGGTTGCGTGCAGTGGTGGCTGCCAAGCCATCATCGACACCGGCACTTCCCTTGTGGCTGGGCCACCCTCCGGCATTAGTAACATCCAGAGCGCGGTTGGGGCCAGGCAGGACACGTACGGAGAG taCAACGTGAACTGCAGCTCCATTTCTGCCATGCCCAACATCATCTTTGTCATCAATGGCGTTCAGTATCCTCTGTCCTCCTTGGCTTACACTGAGCAG AACGACCAAGAACATTGCATCAGCAGCTTCCAGAACACCTCTGGGGACCTCTGGATCTTGGGAGACGTCTTCATCAGGGTGTACTACAGCATCTTTGACCGGGCCAACAACCGCATTGGACTGGCCAAGGCTATTTAG
- the PROK1 gene encoding prokineticin-1: MGRVLRTLCFLLLVTSCPCAVITGACERDPQCGSGTCCAVSLWLRGLRMCTPLGQEGDECHPFSHKVPFFGKRQHHTCPCLPNFICSRFLDGRYRCSLHFKNIDF, translated from the exons ATGGGCCGCGTCCTGCGAaccctctgcttcctcctgctcGTCACCTCCTGCCCCTGCGCCGTCATCACGGGG GCCTGCGAGCGGGACCCGCAGTGCGGCAGCGGGACCTGCTGCGCCGTCAGCCTctggctgcgggggctgcggatGTGCAcccccctggggcaggagggggacgaGTGCCACCCCTTCAGTCACAAG gtccctttcttCGGGAAGCGCCAGCACCACACCTGCCCCTGTTTACCCAACTTCATCTGCTCCAGGTTCCTCGACGGCCGCTACCGCTGCTCCCTCCACTTCAAAAACATCGATTTTTAG